DNA from Syntrophales bacterium:
ACATTTTTTTAAACCCTGCTTCTTCTTTATGATGAACTCTCTTATAGGGTTCCCGCCCTCCTTTTGTCAAGACCGATTCCTGATAGTTTTCGTCCCACCACAATGACTCTGCTTTTCAATGCCCAAACGACCACCCTCTCAAGGAATTATATTGTAAAAAAATACTTGACTTTTATATTTTTGTTCCTTAAAAATGAATCCTACAAATGATGGGGAAAATCAAACAAATGATGGGGAAAAGACGGTGGTAAACTCTCCAGCGAAAAAACCCCGGAACCTCGAAACTGTGAGGGTAAAAATCCTGATTGCTGCCCGACGGCTTTTCGGGAAGTACGGCTTTCATGGCACTACCACCCGTATGATTGCCCGGGAGGTGGGAATTGATGTTTCTACCCTGTATTATCACTGGGGGGAAAAGGGAAATCTGTATGAAGCTGTCGTCCTTGACATAAACGACGATCTGAGGAAAAAACTTATTGATCTCGAAGGGGTAATCCACGGTCTTCCCCTCGCCCAACATATGAAAATTGCCATCGAAGCGATCACCGATTATCTTTTTGAACACCCTGAGATAACAAAGGTAATCCTCTCCCGTTGTTTCGTGAAGATCCGTCACGAGTCAAGCCAGAATATCCGTGTGCCGGAGTACATCTCTAACATCGCTTTTTCCATGGGTCTCAGTAGAGACAAAAAAAAGGTTTCTATAAGGCATAAAATGCAAGTGTTGACTATCATGAACGCCATTTATGCCTTTGTTTCGGGAGAAGAATTCTTCCGGGCAAGTCTCGGGATAAAGAGGGACGAGTACATCGCTCTTGTCAAGGAAACGTTAAAATTTATCCTGATTCCTGCCTTTGCGGATTCCATGGCGGGAAAGATTTTAAGCGTTCAGCAGTCAGCAGTCAGCAATCAGCGGTCAGGAAAAAACCGGACAGTGAAGGATGGCCGCTTATAGATAGTAAATATCTTAAGGAGGATAAGCTTTTGTTTTTACTGAAAACTGAAAGCTGACGGCTGATAGCTGAATGCCTCCAAATAATTTAAATACATAAATGAGGAGGAAAGGAAATGGCGATACCAGCTCATGAAGAATGGAGAAAAGTAGAAGGATATGATTTTGATGATTTGATTTATGAGAAGAAATATCTGAAGACAGGGGGAGTTGCCAGAATGACGATCAATCGTCCTGCAAAGTTGAACTCATTTACCGGGGCGACCATCCGTCATATGTGGGAATGCGTTTTTGATATCAACAGCGATCCTTCCATCGGGGTGGCAATTATGACCGGCGCTGGGGATAAGGCGTTTTGCACCGGCGGGGATGTGGAAGCGGAAGCGGAAGGCGAATTCGAAGATACGGTCTTCCTGAATTGCAATAAAATGATCGTGGCCTGCAGAAAGCCGATCATCGCTGTCGTGAAAGGGTGGAGCGTTGGGGGGGGGAACCACATGGCTTACTGCTGTGATTTTACCATTGCCGCCGACAACGCCAGATTTGCCCAAAATGGCCCCCGTGTGGGAAGCCCTGCCTGTGGCTGGCCCATTCAATACGCGGTAAGAGTAGTTGGTGCAAAAAAGGCAAGGGAAATGTGGATGCTTTGCCGTAGATACAGCGCGCAGGAGGCGCTAGAGATGGGGTTGGTTAATTCCGTTGTCCCTCTCGACAAGATTGATGAGGAGGTGGATAAGTGGTGCAATGAGATCCTCGAAAAAAGCCCAACTTGTATTCAGATACTAAAGGCTACCTTTGATGCAGAATCCAGCCATCTGAGACATGAGGATACTTTTGACATGCAAAAACTGATGTTCCCGGACTTTCAGAACAGCGAGGAACAAAAAGAGGCGCAGAATGCCTTCTTTGAGAAGAGGCAACCTGAGTTCTTAAAATTCGGGGAAAAAGAGTACGAAGAATATTTAAAGAAGAGGAGAGTAGTACATATTAAGTAAGGGTAAAAGGAGGGAAGAAGATGGCAGAGGAGAAGAAGATTGACCTCAAGGAGATTAAGGCAGTTGATTGCAGTCTGTTACCACATTATTGTGGTATGCCCCAAAGGTTACAAGATACCTTCAAATATTGGGAGTTCCAGATCATGGCTATTACCACCTTTGCCGGGGTATTCAGGAAAGTGCAACCGAAGCCGGGGGAGGAATGGAAGGTTTTAGGCGCTGCCTGTAAGTCCTCCGTAGAAGAAGCGGTGGCTGAAATGGATGAGGTAGGGATAGACTATGCGATATGCCCAATGGTCCCTGTGTGGTCCCAGCGTGACCATGCGATGATGATGGGTTATAGCCTTGAAGAAGTAGCCGAGATATGTAAAAAGTCTAATGGGAGGATAATCGGAGGTGCCGCCTACAATCCTTTCCGGATTAAGGAAAGCCTTGAGGAGATAGAGAGAGCAGTCAAAGAGTATGGTTTTAAATATGTATGGTTCCACCCCATCAGCTTTGGGTTGAGGCCGGATGACAGGAGGAACTATCCCCTTTATGCCAAATGCCTAGAACTGGGAATACCGGTAGGCATGCAGGTTGGTCACTCGGCAGAACCACTTACCAGCGAGCCAGGGCACCCCATGTATGCAGATGTTGTCGCCATAGATTTCCCCGATCTCGCCATAATCCTTACCCACACTGGCTATCCGTGGATTGAGGAGTGGTGCTCCATGATCTGGAGGCATCCCAATGTCTATGGGATGCTAAACGCCTATATGCCATCGGGCCTTGAGCCCGCCACAATTAGATTTGTGGACAGCCCGAGGGGTCGAGATAAAGTGCTTTGGGGTTCTCATGCATTTGGGATCACGCGCTGGAAGCAAGAGTTTTTGGGGTTGCCCATTCGTGAAGATACTAAGATAAAGGTCCTCAGAGATAACGCGATAAAGTTGTTTAAGTTAGGTTAGGTGGCTGGACCAAATCCCGTTTTTAACGATTGGTGCTTTTTAGGGAAAAAACCTTTTTCAGTATAAATGGTATGTAAGGGGATATGCGATGGATTTTGAACTTACAAGTGAACATCTTCTTTTCAGGGAGAGTGTTGCCTCCTTTGTCAAAAAAGAACACTCTTTCAACCGCTTGAGAGCATTAAAGGGTGATCCCTGGGGTTACTCGAGAGACGTTTGGAAGAAGATGGCCGAACTGGGGTGGATGGGGCTCATCTACCCCGAGGAGTACGGCGGCCTCGGATTGGATTTTACCTTTGTGATGGTATTGCTGGAGGAATTTGGCAGGGGGTTGTTGCCTGAGCCCTGGATTTCTACAGTCTTGTTAGGAGGGAATCTTGTCCTCGCAGGCGGTACGGAAGCACAAAAAGAGGAGATAATTCCTGCCATCGTTGCCGGTGACCTATTTGTCACCGTAGCATACCTGGAGGATGGCGGCCGATATGACCTTAACTTCTGTGCTACCTCTGCCCGGCAAAAAAATGGCGGATTTTCCCTTTCCGGCAGAAAGATATTTGTCCTCGATGGCTGCTCTGCGGACAGATTTATCGTTACCGCCCGCACATCGGGGGACATCTCTGATGCTGATGGCCTCACCCTCTTTATCATTTCCCGCGGGGCCAGCGGGGTGGAGATAACTCCTCTGAAAACGATGGATGGGCGAAATGCCTGTATCCTCGACCTTAAGGATGCGTCCGTGTCTGAAAGCGATATTATCGGTAAGCAGGATGACGGTTATCCTCTACTCGCGGATATTATTGATCAGGCCACGGCGGGTGTCTGTGCGGAAATG
Protein-coding regions in this window:
- a CDS encoding TetR/AcrR family transcriptional regulator yields the protein MVNSPAKKPRNLETVRVKILIAARRLFGKYGFHGTTTRMIAREVGIDVSTLYYHWGEKGNLYEAVVLDINDDLRKKLIDLEGVIHGLPLAQHMKIAIEAITDYLFEHPEITKVILSRCFVKIRHESSQNIRVPEYISNIAFSMGLSRDKKKVSIRHKMQVLTIMNAIYAFVSGEEFFRASLGIKRDEYIALVKETLKFILIPAFADSMAGKILSVQQSAVSNQRSGKNRTVKDGRL
- a CDS encoding enoyl-CoA hydratase-related protein — its product is MAIPAHEEWRKVEGYDFDDLIYEKKYLKTGGVARMTINRPAKLNSFTGATIRHMWECVFDINSDPSIGVAIMTGAGDKAFCTGGDVEAEAEGEFEDTVFLNCNKMIVACRKPIIAVVKGWSVGGGNHMAYCCDFTIAADNARFAQNGPRVGSPACGWPIQYAVRVVGAKKAREMWMLCRRYSAQEALEMGLVNSVVPLDKIDEEVDKWCNEILEKSPTCIQILKATFDAESSHLRHEDTFDMQKLMFPDFQNSEEQKEAQNAFFEKRQPEFLKFGEKEYEEYLKKRRVVHIK
- a CDS encoding amidohydrolase family protein, whose product is MAEEKKIDLKEIKAVDCSLLPHYCGMPQRLQDTFKYWEFQIMAITTFAGVFRKVQPKPGEEWKVLGAACKSSVEEAVAEMDEVGIDYAICPMVPVWSQRDHAMMMGYSLEEVAEICKKSNGRIIGGAAYNPFRIKESLEEIERAVKEYGFKYVWFHPISFGLRPDDRRNYPLYAKCLELGIPVGMQVGHSAEPLTSEPGHPMYADVVAIDFPDLAIILTHTGYPWIEEWCSMIWRHPNVYGMLNAYMPSGLEPATIRFVDSPRGRDKVLWGSHAFGITRWKQEFLGLPIREDTKIKVLRDNAIKLFKLG
- a CDS encoding acyl-CoA dehydrogenase family protein, whose translation is MDFELTSEHLLFRESVASFVKKEHSFNRLRALKGDPWGYSRDVWKKMAELGWMGLIYPEEYGGLGLDFTFVMVLLEEFGRGLLPEPWISTVLLGGNLVLAGGTEAQKEEIIPAIVAGDLFVTVAYLEDGGRYDLNFCATSARQKNGGFSLSGRKIFVLDGCSADRFIVTARTSGDISDADGLTLFIISRGASGVEITPLKTMDGRNACILDLKDASVSESDIIGKQDDGYPLLADIIDQATAGVCAEMVGGMDASLEMTVRHLSERVQFGRPIGSFQTLQHKAADMFIQKELAASATYYAVASIDEKTEERSLAVSTAKTKCSSAYLEVTKTAMQLFGAMGFTNEADIGFFLKRAKVTEVLFGDADYHLARVATMKGY